A genomic region of Chryseobacterium sp. KACC 21268 contains the following coding sequences:
- a CDS encoding cytochrome C — MRKVMLMMIFAILLSCSKNENSGNKDVIVEEEVPEPKVVADPIAEGKSLIEGSDCLGCHKVNETLIGPSYKEVAAKYENTPENVELLADQIINGSSGVWGNVPMPAHGFSKENAKFMAQYILSLK, encoded by the coding sequence ATGAGAAAGGTAATGTTAATGATGATTTTTGCAATCTTATTGTCTTGTTCCAAAAACGAAAACTCAGGCAACAAAGATGTTATTGTTGAGGAAGAAGTGCCAGAACCAAAAGTGGTTGCAGACCCGATCGCAGAAGGGAAATCTTTGATAGAAGGTTCTGATTGTCTCGGCTGTCACAAAGTAAACGAAACCTTGATTGGTCCGTCTTATAAGGAGGTTGCAGCAAAATATGAGAACACGCCTGAAAATGTAGAGCTGCTTGCAGATCAGATCATTAATGGAAGTTCTGGCGTTTGGGGAAATGTTCCGATGCCTGCGCACGGATTCAGCAAGGAAAATGCGAAATTTATGGCGCAATATATTTTATCTTTAAAGTAG
- the guaA gene encoding glutamine-hydrolyzing GMP synthase translates to MHNGIIILDFGSQYNQLIGRRIREMEVYSEILPFNTPLSEILEKKPRGIILSGGPSSVNAENAHLVEKEIYEQGIPVLGICYGMQLTAHLLGGKVAKGEKGEYGKAHLEIVKENDLLKGVYQNSIVWMSHFDEVSQLPAGFELNAKSGVIASISNPEKKIYGVQFHPEVSHSEEGGKMIENFVFEICKADKNWKLTNYIEKTVAEIKEKVGDNKVILGLSGGVDSSVAAVLIHKAIGDQLNCIFVDTGLLRKDEDKKVMENYGKHFHMNIKLVEASERFLSKLAGVGDPEQKRKIIGNEFVHVFDEESKKIEGAKFLAQGTIYPDVIESQSVKGPSAVIKSHHNVGGLPEEMEFELLEPLRELFKDEVRKVGEELGIPHELVYRHPFPGPGLGIRVLGEVDAEKVRILQEADDIFIEELYKNDLYEKVSQAFVVLLPVKSVGVMGDERTYEYTAVVRSANTIDFMTATWSRLPYEFLDTVSSRIINEVRGINRVAYDISSKPPATIEWE, encoded by the coding sequence ATGCACAACGGAATTATCATTTTAGACTTTGGTTCCCAATACAATCAACTCATCGGAAGAAGGATCCGTGAGATGGAAGTCTATTCAGAAATATTACCTTTCAACACGCCATTGTCAGAAATCCTTGAGAAAAAACCAAGAGGGATCATCCTTTCTGGCGGACCAAGTTCTGTGAATGCAGAGAACGCCCATTTGGTAGAAAAAGAAATCTACGAACAAGGAATTCCAGTTCTTGGAATCTGCTACGGAATGCAATTGACCGCACATCTTTTGGGCGGTAAAGTGGCGAAAGGCGAAAAAGGCGAGTATGGAAAAGCACATTTGGAAATCGTAAAAGAAAATGATCTACTGAAAGGTGTTTACCAAAATTCCATCGTTTGGATGAGCCACTTCGATGAAGTTTCCCAATTGCCAGCAGGTTTTGAACTCAATGCAAAATCTGGCGTTATTGCTTCGATTTCTAATCCTGAAAAGAAAATATATGGTGTTCAATTTCACCCTGAAGTTTCTCATTCTGAGGAAGGTGGAAAGATGATTGAGAATTTTGTTTTCGAGATCTGTAAAGCGGATAAGAACTGGAAACTGACCAATTACATTGAAAAAACGGTTGCAGAAATCAAGGAAAAAGTTGGCGACAACAAAGTGATTTTAGGACTTTCCGGAGGTGTGGATTCTTCTGTTGCTGCAGTTCTAATTCATAAAGCCATCGGTGACCAACTGAATTGCATCTTCGTTGACACTGGACTTTTGAGAAAAGATGAAGACAAAAAGGTAATGGAAAATTACGGTAAGCATTTCCATATGAACATCAAGTTGGTAGAAGCTTCCGAAAGATTCTTATCCAAATTGGCTGGCGTTGGAGATCCAGAACAAAAAAGAAAGATCATCGGCAACGAGTTCGTTCACGTTTTCGACGAAGAATCCAAAAAAATTGAAGGCGCCAAATTCCTAGCACAAGGAACCATCTATCCAGATGTCATCGAATCTCAGTCTGTGAAAGGACCTTCAGCAGTGATCAAATCGCATCACAACGTTGGTGGATTGCCAGAAGAAATGGAATTCGAATTGTTGGAACCATTGAGAGAATTGTTCAAAGATGAGGTGAGAAAAGTAGGAGAGGAATTGGGTATTCCACACGAGTTAGTTTACAGACATCCGTTTCCAGGACCAGGTTTGGGAATTCGTGTTCTTGGAGAAGTGGATGCAGAAAAAGTAAGAATTCTGCAAGAAGCAGACGATATTTTCATCGAGGAATTGTACAAAAATGACCTTTACGAAAAAGTGTCTCAAGCGTTCGTGGTTTTGCTTCCAGTAAAATCTGTTGGCGTAATGGGCGATGAGAGAACTTACGAATATACAGCGGTTGTTCGTTCTGCAAACACCATCGACTTTATGACTGCAACTTGGAGCAGATTGCCTTATGAGTTTTTGGATACGGTTTCCAGCAGGATTATCAACGAAGTTCGTGGAATCAACAGAGTAGCTTATGACATCAGTTCAAAACCACCTGCGACGATAGAGTGGGAGTAA
- a CDS encoding methyltransferase domain-containing protein, protein MPWNPETYDQFKTERSAPFFDLLNLVDSKPNLSVIDLGCGTGELTSGIFGYLENPNITGIDSSAEMLEKAEKHSTENLKFFQRSVEEQLELDEKFDLIIANASLQWCTEHQELFPDLISKLNEGGQLAVQVPSNHNFIVHQLLSKVAEIEPYKKEFKAWVREYPVLKIDEYAKILYDNNGKDINVFEKVYPHVMENSDAVFEWASGTAIIPFLEKLPEGLRENYKADYKAELKKVLPGSPVFYPFKRTFIYAKF, encoded by the coding sequence ATGCCCTGGAATCCGGAAACATACGACCAATTCAAAACAGAACGCTCAGCGCCCTTTTTTGACCTTTTGAATCTCGTAGATTCAAAACCGAATTTGTCTGTCATCGATCTAGGTTGCGGAACAGGCGAACTGACTTCGGGGATTTTTGGTTATCTGGAAAATCCAAACATTACTGGAATCGATTCATCAGCCGAGATGTTGGAGAAGGCAGAAAAACATTCCACGGAAAATTTGAAATTCTTCCAAAGAAGCGTCGAAGAACAATTGGAGTTGGATGAAAAATTTGATCTCATCATCGCCAACGCCAGTTTGCAATGGTGCACAGAACATCAGGAACTTTTTCCAGACCTCATTTCAAAACTAAATGAAGGTGGACAATTGGCAGTTCAGGTGCCTTCCAATCATAATTTTATCGTTCATCAATTGCTATCGAAAGTAGCAGAAATAGAACCTTACAAAAAAGAATTCAAAGCTTGGGTCAGAGAATATCCAGTTTTGAAAATCGATGAGTACGCGAAGATCTTATATGACAACAACGGAAAAGACATCAATGTGTTTGAGAAAGTCTATCCACACGTGATGGAAAATTCAGATGCCGTTTTCGAATGGGCTTCCGGAACAGCCATCATCCCTTTTTTAGAAAAATTACCAGAAGGATTGAGAGAAAACTACAAAGCGGATTACAAGGCAGAACTTAAAAAAGTGCTTCCAGGTTCGCCGGTCTTCTATCCATTCAAAAGAACATTTATTTACGCAAAATTTTAA
- the purD gene encoding phosphoribosylamine--glycine ligase, which produces MRLLIVGNGGRASALALKLSEDSKITKMFFAPGNATTEKLGENINETDILALRDFAIKNKVDLTIVGPEAPLVEGIVDEFKKVDLKVFGPTKKAASLEGSKSFSKKFMQTYGIKTAKAVIFDSYVEAKEYLQTQEFPIVIKASGLAGGKGVVIAEDLEEAEGTIHDFMIKRIFGDAGIQVVIEEFLQGFEASIIGVSNGEEIFPFVSAKDYKKAGNGDKGPNTGGMGSVAPSPEFTDAHNQDFIQNIMNPTVEGLKKEGLNFKGFIFFGLMITKNGTYLLEYNMRLGDPETQVLLPLLENNLVDVIEDCLNGKELDLKFKDKKAVCLVVCSGGYPKNHETGYEITGVEKVKNSKVLYAGADYRGSRVVSTGGRVLNIVALGDTYDEARKKVYEDAVPVQFDYAFYRDDIAKF; this is translated from the coding sequence ATGAGATTACTTATTGTAGGCAATGGTGGCCGTGCTTCGGCTTTAGCATTGAAGCTGAGTGAAGATAGCAAGATTACAAAAATGTTCTTTGCGCCCGGAAACGCCACTACCGAAAAATTAGGAGAAAATATCAACGAAACCGATATATTGGCATTGAGAGATTTTGCCATCAAAAACAAAGTCGATCTAACGATTGTTGGCCCAGAGGCACCTTTGGTGGAAGGGATTGTTGACGAATTCAAAAAAGTTGATCTCAAAGTTTTTGGTCCAACTAAGAAAGCTGCGTCATTGGAAGGAAGCAAGTCTTTCTCCAAGAAGTTTATGCAGACCTATGGCATCAAAACAGCGAAAGCCGTTATTTTTGACTCTTATGTAGAAGCCAAAGAATATTTGCAGACACAGGAATTTCCTATCGTGATCAAAGCGAGTGGACTTGCTGGTGGAAAAGGCGTTGTGATCGCTGAGGATCTGGAAGAAGCAGAAGGTACGATCCACGATTTTATGATCAAAAGGATTTTCGGAGACGCAGGGATACAGGTAGTAATTGAGGAATTTCTTCAAGGTTTTGAAGCTTCAATTATCGGAGTGTCAAACGGTGAGGAGATATTCCCTTTCGTTTCAGCAAAAGATTATAAGAAAGCTGGAAACGGGGACAAAGGGCCAAACACTGGCGGAATGGGTTCTGTGGCACCAAGCCCGGAATTTACAGACGCTCACAATCAGGATTTCATCCAGAATATTATGAATCCAACCGTGGAAGGTCTTAAAAAAGAAGGCCTTAACTTCAAAGGATTTATCTTTTTCGGATTGATGATCACCAAAAACGGAACTTACCTTCTAGAGTACAATATGAGATTGGGCGATCCGGAAACGCAGGTGCTTTTGCCACTTTTGGAAAACAATTTGGTAGATGTCATCGAGGATTGTCTTAATGGAAAAGAATTGGATCTGAAGTTCAAAGACAAAAAAGCAGTGTGCTTGGTCGTTTGCTCTGGCGGTTATCCAAAAAACCACGAGACAGGCTACGAGATCACAGGTGTAGAAAAAGTGAAAAACAGCAAAGTTCTCTATGCTGGCGCAGATTACAGAGGAAGCAGAGTGGTTTCCACAGGCGGACGCGTGTTGAACATCGTGGCTTTGGGAGACACATATGACGAGGCACGCAAAAAAGTGTACGAAGACGCCGTTCCGGTTCAGTTCGACTACGCCTTTTATCGAGACGATATTGCGAAATTTTAA
- a CDS encoding pirin family protein: MKTVYHKSDSRGNADHGWLKSKHTFSFAGYQNQERMNFGVLRVLNDDFVQGGMGFGRHPHRDMEIISIPLEGELRHGDNMGNSGIIKNGDIQVMSAGTGIMHSEENATEQPVKFLQIWIIPNKIDVTPRYDQVSIEENSVKNDFQQILSPNADDAGVWIHQDAWFNLAKFENGFSKEYKINRSGNGVYAFVIKGSAKIGDQVLNERDGFGIWDTESFVLEAIKDSEVLLMEVPMQLPE, encoded by the coding sequence ATGAAAACAGTTTATCATAAATCAGACAGCAGAGGAAACGCAGACCACGGTTGGTTGAAAAGCAAACATACCTTCAGTTTTGCAGGTTATCAAAATCAGGAAAGAATGAACTTCGGCGTCCTTCGCGTTTTGAATGACGATTTTGTTCAAGGTGGAATGGGATTCGGAAGACATCCGCACCGCGATATGGAGATCATCTCCATTCCTCTGGAAGGCGAGTTGCGTCACGGTGACAATATGGGCAATTCTGGCATTATCAAAAATGGCGACATCCAGGTAATGTCTGCAGGAACGGGAATTATGCACAGCGAAGAAAATGCAACGGAACAACCTGTGAAGTTTCTTCAGATTTGGATCATCCCAAACAAAATCGACGTCACACCGAGATACGACCAAGTGAGCATCGAAGAAAATTCTGTTAAGAATGACTTTCAGCAGATCTTGTCACCAAATGCAGATGACGCAGGCGTTTGGATCCATCAAGATGCTTGGTTCAATTTGGCAAAGTTTGAAAACGGTTTTTCCAAAGAATATAAAATCAACAGATCTGGTAACGGCGTTTACGCTTTTGTCATCAAAGGTTCTGCAAAAATTGGAGATCAGGTTTTGAATGAAAGAGACGGATTCGGAATTTGGGACACAGAAAGTTTTGTCTTGGAAGCCATCAAGGATTCAGAAGTTTTGTTGATGGAAGTTCCGATGCAATTGCCAGAGTAA
- a CDS encoding FMN-binding glutamate synthase family protein, whose amino-acid sequence MRNKFIFWGIIVLIVTWTTALLIKAHYWIPILLTFLYILGIYNTYQTKHAILRNFPVLGYFRYIFEEISPEIQQYFIERETDGKPFPRHQRSAAYRRSKNVGDTVPFGTQLEINHRKYEGIKHSIYAKHPKEELPRVTVGGQDCKQPYNASLFNISAMSFGALSDRAQMALNRGAKKGNFYHNTGEGGISPHHLEGGDLCWQIGTGYFGCRDESGNFNPDLFEKYANLENVKMIEIKLSQGAKPGHGGVLPGVKNTPEIAKIRHVKPGVTILSPPSHSAFSNAEGLLRFVQQLRDLSGGKPTGFKLCIGDTKEFEEICEQMNILKIYPDFITVDGAEGGTGAAPPEFSDGVGMPLEPALIFVNRTLINYEVRDKLRIIASGKVLTSLDILRAVAMGADLCNNARGFMFSLGCIQALRCNTNTCPTGVATQDKMLIKGLDTNDKTERVYQFHKNTLHTCNELIAAAGRETYDQVDASMFMRGDEFEHLSDTYFPDILENVRRR is encoded by the coding sequence ATGAGAAACAAATTCATTTTCTGGGGAATCATTGTATTAATAGTCACCTGGACGACAGCTTTGCTCATAAAAGCACACTACTGGATTCCGATTCTTCTTACATTTTTGTACATCTTAGGAATCTACAATACTTATCAGACAAAACATGCGATTCTTAGGAACTTCCCTGTTTTAGGATACTTCCGTTATATCTTCGAGGAGATTTCGCCTGAGATTCAACAATATTTTATAGAAAGGGAAACAGACGGAAAACCATTTCCAAGACACCAGAGATCTGCCGCTTACCGACGCTCGAAAAACGTTGGTGACACTGTACCTTTTGGAACTCAATTGGAAATCAACCACAGAAAATATGAAGGCATCAAACATTCCATCTACGCCAAACATCCTAAAGAAGAACTTCCGAGAGTAACTGTTGGCGGACAGGATTGCAAACAGCCTTACAATGCTTCCCTATTCAATATTTCTGCAATGAGTTTCGGAGCTCTAAGTGATCGTGCGCAAATGGCTTTGAACCGAGGCGCGAAGAAGGGAAATTTCTATCACAACACAGGCGAAGGCGGGATCTCTCCGCATCATTTGGAAGGCGGTGATCTTTGCTGGCAAATTGGTACCGGATATTTTGGCTGTCGTGATGAAAGTGGAAATTTCAATCCCGACTTGTTCGAAAAATACGCGAATCTTGAGAACGTCAAAATGATCGAAATCAAACTATCTCAAGGTGCAAAACCAGGTCACGGTGGTGTTTTGCCAGGCGTAAAGAACACTCCGGAAATTGCAAAAATCCGACACGTAAAACCTGGAGTTACAATCCTTTCGCCACCATCTCACAGCGCATTCTCTAATGCTGAAGGTTTGCTGAGATTTGTACAGCAACTTCGTGATTTGTCTGGTGGAAAACCAACTGGTTTCAAGCTTTGCATTGGAGATACCAAGGAATTCGAAGAGATTTGCGAACAGATGAACATTCTAAAAATCTATCCTGATTTCATTACTGTTGATGGCGCAGAAGGCGGAACAGGAGCAGCACCACCTGAATTTTCGGATGGTGTTGGTATGCCTTTGGAACCGGCCTTGATTTTTGTGAATAGAACTTTGATCAATTATGAAGTGAGAGATAAATTAAGAATCATTGCCAGCGGAAAAGTTTTAACGTCACTCGACATATTGAGAGCGGTCGCAATGGGTGCTGATCTTTGTAATAATGCCAGAGGTTTTATGTTTTCTTTAGGCTGCATCCAGGCTTTGAGATGTAATACCAATACTTGCCCAACAGGTGTTGCCACACAAGACAAAATGCTGATAAAAGGTTTGGATACGAATGATAAAACAGAACGTGTTTATCAATTTCATAAAAATACCTTGCACACTTGCAATGAGTTGATTGCAGCAGCAGGGAGAGAAACTTATGATCAGGTAGATGCATCTATGTTTATGAGAGGTGATGAATTTGAACATTTGTCAGACACTTATTTTCCGGATATTTTGGAGAATGTAAGAAGGAGATAA
- a CDS encoding T9SS type A sorting domain-containing protein, protein MKKNYLFIIFLFTQSIFYSQILLVENFTSGIPTTNWEIKDLDGDGFSWEFSKNVNPFPDGFAVSSSKSSTLQLKTNDVMVSPVLYPVSGHIAVSFKIGNNGVNSNKSHCAVYLIPANSIFTGSEYPIFDEVISNDYSQDFKFVESVVNNHNYPFKVVFRHYSEEVNKTYELKLDEIMVHDYSLSGTNETEIEKIKIYPNPVVDVVTIKGKNKIDKIEIYDVTGKLILESRGSVADLSKFSKGEYFMNIHTNNKIISQKILK, encoded by the coding sequence ATGAAGAAAAACTACTTATTCATTATTTTTCTCTTTACTCAAAGCATTTTTTATTCTCAAATTCTTCTAGTCGAGAATTTCACATCAGGAATTCCAACTACCAATTGGGAAATCAAGGATCTTGATGGTGATGGTTTTTCTTGGGAGTTTTCAAAAAACGTCAATCCCTTTCCGGATGGTTTCGCTGTGTCATCATCCAAATCATCAACATTACAATTAAAAACAAACGATGTCATGGTCAGTCCGGTTCTTTATCCTGTAAGTGGTCATATCGCCGTCAGTTTTAAAATTGGAAATAATGGGGTCAACAGCAACAAATCGCATTGTGCAGTATATCTCATTCCTGCGAATTCTATATTTACAGGGTCTGAATATCCTATTTTTGATGAGGTTATAAGCAATGATTATTCACAGGATTTTAAGTTTGTAGAATCTGTTGTCAATAATCACAACTATCCTTTTAAGGTAGTTTTCAGACACTACAGCGAGGAGGTTAACAAAACTTATGAATTGAAATTGGATGAAATTATGGTACATGATTATTCGCTTTCTGGAACTAACGAAACTGAGATTGAAAAAATTAAAATATATCCAAATCCAGTCGTTGATGTAGTAACAATCAAGGGGAAAAATAAAATAGATAAAATAGAAATTTATGATGTTACTGGAAAGTTGATATTAGAAAGTAGGGGAAGTGTGGCAGATTTGTCCAAATTTTCTAAAGGCGAATATTTTATGAATATCCATACAAACAACAAAATTATTAGTCAAAAAATATTAAAATAA
- the dusB gene encoding tRNA dihydrouridine synthase DusB, translating into MVKIGNIELPDFPLLLAPMEDVSDPPFRKLCKMHGADLMYSEFISSEGLIRDAIKSRKKLDIFDYERPVGIQIFGGDEEAMAMSARIVETVEPDIVDINYGCPVKKVVCKGAGAGVLKDIDLMVRLTKAVVNSTHLPVTVKTRLGWDTDSINIDEVAERLQDVGIKALTIHARTRSQMYKGEADWEHISRIKNNPNIEIPIFGNGDIDSPEKALEYKNKYNCDGIMIGRGAIGYPWIFNEVKHFFETGEILPEPTISERLEAVKNHALWSVEWKGERPGIVEMRQHYSNYFRGIPHFKEFKTKFLQALTLEQIDEIIEETKHFYLENAF; encoded by the coding sequence ATGGTAAAAATTGGCAACATAGAACTTCCTGATTTTCCGCTTTTACTGGCGCCGATGGAAGATGTAAGTGATCCACCTTTCAGAAAACTGTGCAAAATGCACGGCGCAGATTTGATGTATTCAGAATTCATTTCTTCGGAAGGCTTGATCCGTGATGCGATAAAGAGCCGCAAAAAGCTGGATATCTTCGATTATGAAAGACCTGTCGGGATTCAAATCTTTGGTGGTGATGAGGAAGCAATGGCAATGTCGGCAAGAATTGTGGAAACTGTGGAACCGGATATTGTTGATATCAATTATGGCTGTCCTGTAAAAAAAGTAGTCTGCAAAGGTGCAGGCGCAGGTGTTTTAAAAGACATTGATCTAATGGTTCGATTGACAAAAGCCGTGGTGAATTCCACCCATTTGCCTGTGACCGTGAAAACCAGATTGGGTTGGGACACAGATTCCATCAACATTGATGAAGTAGCCGAAAGATTACAGGATGTCGGCATCAAAGCTTTGACCATCCACGCCAGAACGCGTTCTCAGATGTACAAAGGTGAGGCTGATTGGGAACATATCTCCAGAATCAAAAACAATCCAAACATAGAAATTCCGATCTTTGGAAACGGCGACATCGATTCTCCGGAAAAAGCTTTGGAATATAAAAACAAATACAACTGCGACGGCATTATGATCGGTCGTGGTGCGATCGGCTATCCGTGGATCTTCAATGAGGTGAAACATTTCTTCGAGACTGGCGAGATCTTACCGGAACCAACGATTTCCGAAAGACTGGAAGCTGTGAAAAATCACGCCCTTTGGTCCGTGGAATGGAAAGGCGAACGACCCGGAATTGTGGAAATGAGACAGCATTACAGCAACTACTTCCGTGGAATTCCGCATTTCAAAGAATTTAAAACTAAGTTTCTTCAAGCATTGACACTTGAACAAATTGATGAGATCATCGAGGAGACCAAGCATTTCTATTTGGAAAATGCATTCTAA
- a CDS encoding M1 family metallopeptidase, with protein sequence MKKLILVSVLAMGFSKAQFFESPEKFTKTDSLKGSNTKFRNFWDVKKYDIVLEADFDKKSIKGSNKISIEIEKNVTNPTFQIDLQNPMKAEKIKANFPIVEQRVDGDFIYLHTKRSFKKGEKFVIDIDFSGNPVIAKRAPWDGGWIFTKDKNGNPWMTIADEGIGASIWLPTKDIWSDEPDNGITFKIITAKDLVGIAGGRLIKEENIGDKKAWTWETKNPINAYSIIPSIGKYVNFKDNYAGEKGKLDLDYWVLDYNLDKAKKQFEQVKPMMKSFEHWFGPYPFYEDSYKLVESPHLGMEHQSNVAYGNHYGNGYLGSDISGTGIGMRFDYIIIHESGHEWFANNITAKDQADMWVHEAFTDYSETLYVESLWGKADADTYLQGLRDKIQNDKPIIGQYGVRNEGSGDMYFKGANMLHTIRTVINDDEKFRQILRGLNKDFYHQTVTTEQVEKYFIDKSGIDLSSIFNQYLRTVKIPTLEYKQNGNQLTYKWTNVIPNLKFPIRLEDGQELKPTEKSQTVTLKSDKPVEFNKNYYIFYNK encoded by the coding sequence ATGAAAAAACTAATTCTTGTCTCTGTTTTGGCAATGGGGTTCTCCAAAGCTCAGTTCTTCGAATCGCCGGAGAAATTTACCAAAACGGATTCCTTAAAAGGTTCTAATACCAAATTCAGAAACTTTTGGGACGTGAAAAAATACGACATCGTTCTTGAAGCCGACTTTGATAAAAAAAGCATCAAAGGAAGCAACAAAATCAGTATCGAAATTGAAAAAAATGTAACCAATCCTACTTTTCAAATCGACCTTCAAAATCCAATGAAGGCAGAAAAAATCAAAGCAAACTTTCCAATTGTAGAGCAAAGAGTTGATGGTGATTTTATATATCTTCACACAAAAAGAAGTTTTAAGAAAGGAGAAAAATTTGTGATTGATATCGACTTTTCCGGAAATCCTGTGATTGCAAAACGTGCACCCTGGGATGGCGGATGGATCTTTACCAAAGACAAAAACGGAAATCCGTGGATGACCATTGCGGACGAAGGAATTGGTGCAAGCATCTGGTTGCCGACGAAAGATATTTGGAGTGACGAACCGGATAATGGAATTACATTCAAAATAATTACCGCGAAAGATCTTGTAGGAATTGCTGGTGGAAGATTAATTAAAGAAGAAAATATTGGCGATAAAAAAGCGTGGACGTGGGAGACAAAAAATCCCATTAATGCTTATTCTATCATCCCTTCTATCGGAAAATATGTCAATTTCAAAGACAACTATGCTGGTGAGAAAGGAAAACTGGACTTGGATTACTGGGTTTTGGATTATAATCTAGACAAAGCAAAGAAACAATTCGAACAAGTGAAGCCAATGATGAAATCTTTTGAACACTGGTTCGGGCCGTATCCTTTTTACGAAGACTCTTACAAATTGGTAGAGTCGCCGCATCTAGGAATGGAGCATCAGAGTAATGTAGCTTATGGAAATCATTATGGGAACGGATATCTTGGAAGTGATATTTCGGGAACAGGAATTGGGATGAGATTCGATTACATTATCATTCATGAGTCAGGACACGAATGGTTTGCCAATAATATAACAGCGAAAGATCAGGCTGATATGTGGGTTCACGAGGCTTTCACAGACTATTCCGAAACACTCTATGTCGAAAGTCTTTGGGGAAAAGCTGATGCTGATACATACTTGCAAGGCTTGAGAGACAAAATCCAAAATGACAAGCCAATCATCGGACAGTACGGTGTGAGAAATGAAGGCAGCGGCGATATGTACTTTAAAGGTGCGAATATGCTTCATACAATCCGTACAGTTATTAATGATGACGAGAAGTTCAGACAAATTCTAAGAGGACTTAATAAAGATTTTTATCATCAAACGGTGACCACAGAACAGGTTGAAAAATATTTTATTGATAAATCCGGAATCGATTTGTCTTCCATTTTTAATCAATATTTGAGAACTGTGAAAATCCCAACTTTGGAATATAAACAAAACGGAAATCAACTGACTTACAAATGGACCAACGTGATTCCGAATTTGAAATTCCCAATCAGACTGGAAGACGGACAGGAGCTGAAACCAACGGAAAAATCACAGACTGTCACTTTAAAATCTGACAAGCCGGTTGAATTCAACAAAAATTACTATATCTTTTACAACAAGTAA